A window of the Carassius carassius chromosome 36, fCarCar2.1, whole genome shotgun sequence genome harbors these coding sequences:
- the LOC132117214 gene encoding dihydrolipoyllysine-residue acetyltransferase component of pyruvate dehydrogenase complex, mitochondrial-like codes for MLRLALRVRPSPRFTRPSVLTGPAAAAASPRSGPLSCHHLKRYHSSVPARPRILCDGRRVFNSILFNRSWVWRSQTASFSQSMRVYSLPPHQKVELPALSPTMQTGTIARWEKKEGDKINEGDLIAEVETDKATVGFEMLEECYLAKILVPQGTRDVPIGAVICITVDNPDLIPAFKDLTLDKIASSAPAPAAAPPPPAAPAAAPASPQVPGSSHPPHMKVLLPALSPTMTVGTVQRWEKKVGEKLGEGDLLAEIETDKATIGFEVQEEGYLAKILIAEGTRDVPLGTPLCIIVEKETDISAFADYVETGVATSPPPAPTPVATPPPAPAAPTPAPATAPAAPAAPRKGRVFASPLAKKLAAEKGIDIAQVTGTGPDGRVTRKDIDTFVPPKPTPTPSAAPTPTPSPPAAPAFAAVPTGTFTDIPISNIRRVIAQRLMQSKQTIPHYYLSIDVNMDQVVELRKELNAELKADNLKLSVNDFIIKASALACLKVPEANSSWMDTVIRQNHVVDVSVAVSTPVGLITPIVFNAHIKGLATISKDVATLAAKAREGKLQPHEFQGGTFTISNLGMYGIKHFSAIINPPQACILAVGGSEKRLLPADNEKGFDVASMMSVTLSCDHRVVDGAVGAQWLAEFRKFLEKPFTMLL; via the exons ATGTTGCGTTTAGCGCTGCGAGTGCGTCCATCTCCCAGATTCACCCGGCCCAGTGTCCTGACGggccctgctgctgctgctgctagtcCACGATCCGGACCGCTGTCATGCCATCATCTCAAGCGATACCACTCCAGCGTCCCGGCCCGGCCCCGGATCTTGTGTGACGGTCGGCGTGTGTTCAACAGCATCCTCTTTAACAGATCATGGGTCTGGAGAAGCCAGACGGCTAGTTTCAGTCAAAGCATGCGAGTGTACAGTCTGCCGCCACATCAGAAA GTGGAACTACCCGCGTTGTCCCCAACTATGCAGACGGGCACTATTGCACGCTGGGAGAAGAAAGAAGGAGACAAAATTAACGAGGGAGATTTGATTGCTGAG GTTGAAACAGACAAGGCTACGGTTGGATTTGAAATGCTGGAGGAGTGCTACCTTGCCAAGATCTTGGTCCCTCAGGGTACAAGAGATGTGCCCATTGGGGCTGTCATTTGTATTACAGTTGACAA TCCTGACCTCATCCCTGCATTTAAAGACCTTACATTGGATAAAATCGCTAGCTCCGCCCCTGCACCTGCAGCTGCCCCTCCCCCTCCAGCAGCGCCTGCTGCTGCTCCTGCTTCACCACAAGTTCCTGGAAGCTCCCACCCACCTCACATGAAG GTTCTTCTCCCAGCTCTCTCCCCCACTATGACTGTGGGCACCGTGCAGCGCTGGGAGAAGAAAGTGGGTGAGAAACTCGGTGAGGGAGACCTGCTGGCTGAAATCGAGACCGATAAGGCAACAATCG GTTTTGAGGTACAGGAGGAGGGTTACCTGGCTAAGATATTGATTGCTGAGGGCACCAGAGACGTTCCCCTTGGCACTCCTCTCTGTATCATTGTGGAAAAGGAAACCGATATTAGCGCATTTGCAGACTATGTAGAGACAGGGGTGGCTACAAGCCCACCTCCAGCTCCCACACCG GTGGCCACCCCGCCGCCAGCTCCAGCAGCTCCCACCCCAGCACCTGCCACAGCTCCAGCCGCCCCTGCTGCTCCTAGGAAGGGTAGGGTGTTTGCCAGTCCTCTAGCCAAGAAACTGGCAGCCGAGAAGGGAATTGATATCGCCCAAGTCACAG GAACTGGACCAGACGGCAGAGTCACCAGGAAAGATATCGACACTTTCGTTCCACCTAAGCCAACTCCT ACACCATCTGCTgcacccacacccacacccagCCCTCCAGCCGCCCCTGCTTTTGCTGCTGTACCTACAGGAACCTTCACTGACATCCCCATCAGCAACATCCGCAGA GTGATTGCCCAGAGGTTAATGCAGTCGAAGCAGACTATTCCTCACTATTATTTGTCTATCGATGTCAACATGGACCAAGTTGTTGAACTCAGGAAAGAACTCAATGCT GAGCTGAAAGCGGATAACCTCAAACTCTCGGTCAATGACTTCATCATCAAGGCCTCGGCTCTGGCCTGTTTAAAAGTGCCAGAGGCCAACTCCTCCTGGATGGACACAGTCATCAGACA AAATCACGTGGTGGATGTTAGTGTGGCAGTCAGTACACCTGTGGGTCTAATAACTCCCATTGTATTTAATGCTCATATTAAGGGTCTTGCGACTATCAGCAAAGACGTAGCCACATTAGCTGCTAAAGCACGAGAGGGAAAACTACAACCGCACGAATTCCAG GGTGGTACCTTCACTATTTCCAATCTGGGCATGTATGGGATCAAGCATTTTTCTGCTATCATTAACCCTCCTCAAGCCTGCATTCTGGCTGTGGGTGGCTCAGAAAAGAGACTGCTGCCTGCAGACAACGAAAAAGG GTTTGATGTGGCAAGCATGATGTCTGTGACTCTGAGCTGTGATCACCGGGTGGTAGATGGCGCTGTTGGCGCACAGTGGCTGGCTGAGTTCCGCAAGTTCCTGGAGAAACCGTTCACCATGCTCCTGTGA
- the LOC132117220 gene encoding centromere/kinetochore protein zw10 homolog — translation MSSFVTEVLASSGKLEKDDLACKISKLSRKVEETKEEVTDMINKKYIEFMPSMEGAEELLDQVESVSKDIDLLKSCIENEVQQNLHDAVTEYAKLKQQLEKNTAVIDLLQHLQEFDTAIEEYHRALQEKNFVVAAKQHGKARASVDALKAWKDTELPLVHALSSEVTIQRENLIYHLGEEWQKLAVWKLPSTKNELTSVKSFLKTALHLNRGGSKGDESVPHALLPSILQALSIQGELHKKIKLFGQVLFKYMLKPLIIYPSLVVEVSSQPEQGAVLSLQCTETKAEHPDPSQAYTKVLTVLKTIHKHLFDVSIDGKKVSEILGDLIWEEMSECIIRECLVHSIPANSSQLAEYSEVIKQTEGFESSLKEMGYLSGDSTDLLKYARNINSHFASKKCQDVIVAARKLMTSEMHNTVKITPEYKLSIPKLPSPSGGEKERKESNKKTAHYDQQSLENEKQLSPNTLCLPVCRISESVQQLMELAIQTLSEVVGSSPQCAVQLFYTVRNIFHLFYDVVPTYHKDNFLKLPHLAAIQHNNCMFIAHHLLTLGFQFKPHLPLKDGVAYFVDLVPGFRRLGARCFVAQMNVQKAEMLERLSTARNFSNLDDEDNYSVASKAIRQVIHQLRRLGKVWQDVLPVNIYCKAIGTLLNTAISELINKIMMLEDISNVDGERLRTLCQTIIEEGPLVFNPLPDENKNKKYQEEVPVYVKKWMTLKEISMVLNANLQEIVDRWAEGKGPLAVEFSCNEMKSLIRALFKNTERRAAALAKIVK, via the exons ATGTCGTCGTTTGTGACAGAAGTGCTCGCCAGCTCAGGAAAGCTGGAGAAAGATGACCTCGCCTGCAAAATCTCCAAACTGTCACGGAAAGTGGAAGAAACGAAG GAAGAGgttacagacatgataaataaaaaatatattgagtTTATGCCCAGTATGGAGGGAGCAGAAGAGCTTTTGGACCAGGTTGAATCAGTTTCCAAAgatattgatttattaaaaagCTGCATTGAGAATGAG GTTCAGCAGAACCTCCATGATGCCGTAACAGAGTATGCTAAGCTTAAACAGCAGCTAGAGAAAAACACTGCAGTAATAGACCTGCTCCAGCATCTCCAAGAG TTTGACACGGCAATAGAGGAGTATCACAGGGCCTTGCAGGAAAAAAACTTTGTGGTTGCAGCCAAACAACATGGAAAG GCACGAGCTAGTGTCGATGCCCTGAAAGCCTGGAAAGACACAGAGTTGCCTTTAGTTCATGCCCTCAGCTCAGAGGTCACAATACAGAGAGAGAATCTTATCTACCACCTTGGGGAAGAGTGGCAGAAACTGGCAGTCTGGAAACTTCCTTCCACTAAAA aCGAGCTCACTAGTGTGAAGTCTTTCCTGAAGACAGcgcttcatttgaacagaggagGTTCTAAGGGAGATGAATCTGTCCCACATGCCCTTCTCCCCAGCATTCTCCAAGCCCTCTCCATTCAAGGAGagctacataaaaaaattaaactcttTG GGCAAGTGTTGTTTAAGTACATGCTGAAGCCTCTAATCATATACCCCTCGTTGGTGGTGGAAGTGAGCAGTCAGCCGGAACAGGGCGCTGTCTTGAGCCTGCAGTGTACAGAAACCAAAGCAGAGCATCCAGATCCCAGCCAGGCTTATACCAAAGTGCTCACCGTGCTTAAAACAATACATAAACACCTTTttg atgtgTCTATAGATGGAAAGAAAGTGTCTGAGATTTTAGGAGACCTGATATGGGAGGAGATGTCTGAATGCATAATTCGTGAATGCCTGGTTCATTCCATACCAGCTAACAGTAGTCAGCTAGCTGAGTATAGTGAG GTCATTAAACAGACAGAAGGTTTCGAGAGCAGTCTGAAAGAAATGGGCTACCTCTCAGGGGACTCAACGGACCTCTTAAAATACGCCAGGAACATCAACTCTCACTTTGCAAGCAAAAAATGCCAAGATGTCATTGTGGCTGCACGGAAACTGATGACATCTGAGATGCACAACACAGTGAAA ATCACTCCGGAGTATAAGCTCTCTATCCCTAAACTACCAAGTCCCAGTGGAGGAGAGAAGGAGAGGAAGGAGTCTAATAAGAAAACTGCCCATTATGATCAGCAGAGCCTGGAAAACGAGAAGCAGCTGAGTCCCAACACTCTCTGCCTGCCTGTGTGTCGCATTAGTGAGTCAGTGCAGCAGCTCATGGAGCTTGCCATTCAGACTCTGTCTGAGGTGGTGGGAAGCTCCCCCCAGTG tgcagtcCAGCTTTTCTACACAGTCAGAAACATTTTTCACCTATTCTATGATGTTGTGCCTACATATCACAA GGACAACTTCCTGAAGTTGCCTCACTTGGCTGCAATCCAACACAATAACTGCATGTTCATCGCTCACCACCTCTTAACCTTGGGTTTCCAGTTTAAACCTCACCTTCCTTTGAAAGACGGAGTGGCTTATTTTGTAGACTTGGTCCCAGGCTTCAGAAGACTAG gtgcTCGGTGCTTTGTGGCACAAATGAACGTTCAAAAAGCTGAGATGTTGGAGAGACTGTCCACTGCAAGGAACTTCTCCAACTTGGATGATGAAGACAATTACTCTGTAGCCAGCAAGGCTATCAGACAA GTAATTCATCAGCTGAGGAGGTTGGGAAAAGTTTGGCAAGATGTTTTGCCTGTGAACATATACTGCAAAGCCATTGGTACTCTCCTCAATACCGCAATTTCAGAGCTGATTAACAAAATTATGATGTTGGAG GACATCTCTAACGTGGATGGTGAGCGACTGCGAACACTATGTCAAACCATCATCGAGGAAGGGCCGCTGGTCTTCAATCCATTGCCGGatgaaaacaagaacaaaaaatatCAAGAAGAGGTTCCAGTCTATGTTAAGAAATGGATGACCTTAAAAGAGATCTCCATGGTGCTAAATGCAAATCTACAGGAGATTGTGGACCG GTGGGCAGAGGGGAAAGGCCCTTTGGCAGTGGAGTTCTCCTGTAATGAGATGAAGAGCCTTATTCGAGCTCTGTTCAAGAACACAGAGAGACGAGCAGCAGCCCTCGCTAAAATCGTTAAATAA